The following nucleotide sequence is from Fusobacterium hwasookii.
AAGTAGCAGAAAAAATTATTGTAAAAGAAGCAGAGCAACAAGCCATAGATTTTACAGGTGCAGGTACTCCCCACGGACAAGAAAAAACAGTAGATGAAATGGCACCAGAATTAGACAATTTTTTTAAGGCAGAGTGATAAAAATGCCTATAAAATTTCTTAGCTTCAAAGAAAAATTAGAAAAAATACATAGTTTAGAATATAAAATTTTAAGTTATTATGGAGTGGACTTAGACAATTTCTATTGTCCACACTGTAATTCAAAAAGAATGAAACCTTTTAAGAGCAACAGGGGAGAATATCACAAGTTAAAATGTTATGGTTGCAGTATCAACATTGACATCTTAGACATAGCAAAATTAATGGATAGTAACTTAAAAAATCTTAATCCAGGTGCAGTGGTAGACTATTTATTAAGTTTAGATTATAGTAATATAGAAAGTGCTTCACAAGTGGAACAAATAAAAAAATCAAAATCGGATCCGTTTTTAATAGATTATGATGAGTTCATAGCAGATAGTTTAAATAAATTTAATCGTGCAGTAGATACTAAGAATGCAGATGAATTAGAGTACCTTTATAGCAGGGGATATAGTTATGAAGATTTAAACTATTTAAAAAATTACTTAGGACTAGATGAACAAAATAATATTGTTTTCGCTTGTACCAAAGAAAGTTATATACTAAGATTATTAAAACCTTGGCACGATAAAAATGGTAAAGAAATTAGATATAAAAACTCCGTTAGATTAGAAAAAACAAGACATTATTGTTACTTACTAGATACTGTAAATAGAGATAATATTATAAAAAATAATTATAATATATTTCTATTTGAGGGAGTTTTTGACACTCTAACATTTAGAATTTTATGTAAAAATAAATGCCTTGCATTTAGCACAGGGGGGGCAGATAGCAACCATAATTTAATAGCAAATAAGATAAATGATATAGCAGGTAGATTAAATTATAAAGTTAATGTATTCATCTTATTTGATAACGATGAAGCAGGAGAACATAACACATCTTTACTTGCAGAATTATTTAATAAAAACTATATAAATGTATATACTAAAATGTCAAAATTCTTATTCAAAAACAGTAAAGATATAAGCGAAGAATTTAAAAATAATAGAGCAGAGTTAGAAACAAGAATAAAATATTTATTAAATAAAATAAGTTAAAAAATAAGGGGTACTATTATATAGCTACCCCTTTTAAAATCGTTTTAAACGCTATGTCAGGCATTCGTTTTTTCTTCTTCATCAATTTTCTTTTCTTCTTTTATTTCTTTACTTTTATTTTTTATATCTTCAAAAGAATTTTTTATTTTTTCTTCAATATCTTCTAAAAACACTTTCGCATTTTCTATACTAAGTTTATTCACAGATACATTAATTAATTTTTCAATTTCTTCAATTTTCAAATCATTTTGGGCTATCTTAGTGAACTTTAAAATTTGAGCAGGAGTTAAGCCAAAGTCCTTATAACTTTTCTTTTTAGCCTTATTTTTAGCTTCGTTTTTCTTCTCCACGGACTTATTCTTTTCTTCAATAATTTTTTTATAAGCTTCAGTCTTACTATAATTTTCTTGGTTAGGAATATTTATTTCTTCTGTATTTTCTTCAACATTTATATTTTTATTTTCTTCAAATTCATTATACATATTTTTTCATCTCCTTAGCAATTAATATAATACTTATTGTATTATATTCCTTAGCTAATGTCAATAAAAAAATATGCTATTTCCCCTTTTAAATCAATATCTTTTTTTAATAAAATATGTTATAATTTATATACAAAATAATACTATATTTATTAAAAGG
It contains:
- a CDS encoding toprim domain-containing protein; amino-acid sequence: MPIKFLSFKEKLEKIHSLEYKILSYYGVDLDNFYCPHCNSKRMKPFKSNRGEYHKLKCYGCSINIDILDIAKLMDSNLKNLNPGAVVDYLLSLDYSNIESASQVEQIKKSKSDPFLIDYDEFIADSLNKFNRAVDTKNADELEYLYSRGYSYEDLNYLKNYLGLDEQNNIVFACTKESYILRLLKPWHDKNGKEIRYKNSVRLEKTRHYCYLLDTVNRDNIIKNNYNIFLFEGVFDTLTFRILCKNKCLAFSTGGADSNHNLIANKINDIAGRLNYKVNVFILFDNDEAGEHNTSLLAELFNKNYINVYTKMSKFLFKNSKDISEEFKNNRAELETRIKYLLNKIS